The Castanea sativa cultivar Marrone di Chiusa Pesio chromosome 11, ASM4071231v1 genome contains a region encoding:
- the LOC142616745 gene encoding exopolygalacturonase-like, protein MGKNLSIVTISLLFLLASTSAVQVFDVKSYGGQPNADITQALTKAWTAACAVAGSKVVISAGTYKLGGVTFLGPCKGAIEFNLQGTLEAPSDDASFKGKDFWVSFERIDSLTVSGSGIFDGKGQTAWQKNNCDKESGCKNLPINIRFDFITNSIVRDIQSKDSKFFHINLLGCKSLQIQHVTITAPGNSPNTDGIHVGRSSGITITDANIGTGDDCISIGDGSQNVTINQVTCGPGHGISVGSLGKYPNEQPVSGIRVIGGTLSGTTNGVRIKTWPSSPPGTASDMHFENVIMNNVANPILIDQGYCPNGQCSNKSPSKVKISNVSFKNIRGTSSTKEVVQLICSKSVPCQQVVVADVDLAFKGAGGSATSTCVNVMPTLSGKQNPPACTIKT, encoded by the exons ATGGGAAAGAATCTGAGCATTGTAACAATTTCCTTGCTATTTTTGTTGGCATCCACCAGTGCCGTGCAAGTCTTTGATGTTAAATCATATGGAGGACAACCTAATGCTGATATCACCCAG GCTTTGACAAAAGCTTGGACAGCTGCGTGCGCAGTAGCAGGaagtaaagttgtgatttcagCAGGAACATACAAACTAGGTGGAGTGACTTTCTTAGGTCCATGCAAAGGTGCTATTGAGTTTAACCTTCAAGGCACCCTAGAGGCCCCATCAGATGATGCCTCCTTCAAGGGTAAAGacttttgggtttcttttgaaCGTATCGACAGTCTCACTGTGTCAGGTAGTGGAATTTTTGATGGCAAAGGACAAACAgcatggcaaaaaaataattgtgacaAAGAGTCCGGCTGCAAAAACCTTCCTATC AATATAAGGTTCGATTTTATCACAAATTCAATAGTCCGTGACATTCAATCGAAGGACAGCAAATTTTTCCACATAAACCTTTTGGGATGCAAGAGCTTGCAAATCCAACATGTTACCATAACTGCACCCGGAAATAGCCCTAACACTGATGGAATCCACGTTGGACGTTCATCTGGCATCACCATCACCGATGCCAATATTGGAACAGGTGACGATTGCATCTCCATTGGTGATGGAAGCCAAAATGTTACTATTAACCAAGTAACTTGTGGACCTGGCCATGGTATCAGCGTTGGAAGTCTTGGAAAGTACCCAAATGAACAACCAGTTTCAGGAATTAGAGTAATCGGTGGCACCCTTAGCGGTACAACGAATGGTGTTAGAATCAAAACATGGCCTTCTTCCCCCCCTGGAACTGCTTCTGATATGCATTTCGAGAATGTTATCATGAACAATGTTGCCAATCCTATCCTCATTGATCAAGGCTACTGCCCAAACGGTCAATGCTCAAACAAG TCTCCCTCGAAAGTTAAGATCAGCAATGTTAGCTTCAAGAACATTAGAGGCACTTCTTCAACAAAGGAAGTTGTGCAGCTTATTTGCAGTAAAAGTGTACCATGCCAACAAGTGGTAGTTGCTGACGTTGATCTCGCATTCAAAGGTGCTGGAGGATCTGCTACTTCCACTTGTGTTAATGTCATGCCCACCCTTTCGGGAAAGCAAAATCCTCCTGCTTGCACCatcaaaacataa
- the LOC142616747 gene encoding uncharacterized protein LOC142616747 yields the protein MVNLVIVNETLIEIPHDLQIQPGAHPFNDIVKAAYPDFDTKFNNSKYLEERAILAPTNEVVEDINGYMINLINADEETYLSADSLCKASSNILDQDVMYPIEFLNSLKFPGIPNHKLRLKVGQPIMLLRNLNQNNGLCNGIRLLVTQLSKWVLEAQIILGTHIGEKVFIPRIVLSPSDSKWPFVLKRRRFPVSVCFAMTINKSQGQSLQHVGLYLDRPVFSHGQLYVAVSRVTSKDGLKILIVENDDADHFHTKNIVYKEIFDNLPKVSYRNEVENCEADISECEMELTEQITMI from the exons ATGGTGAACTTAGTAATAGTGAATGAAACATTGATTGAAATACCGCATGATTTACAAATTCAGCCTGGTGCTCATCCTTTCAATGATATTGTAAAAGCTGCCTATCCTGACTTTGATACAAAATTCAACAACTCCAAGTATTTAGAGGAGAGAGCAATTTTAGCTCCAACAAATGAAGTAGTTGAAGACATAAATGGTTACATGATTAATCTTATTAATGCTGATGAAGAGACATATCTTAGTGCAGATTCATTATGTAAAGCTTCAAGCAACATTCTAGACCAAGATGTCATGTATCCAATAGAATTTCTCAATTCATTGAAGTTCCCTGGTATTCCAAATCATAAACTCAGATTGAAAGTAGGTCAGCCAATAATGTTACTTCGAAATTTAAACCAAAATAATGGACTTTGTAATGGTATTAGACTTTTGGTCACTCAATTATCAAAATGGGTTTTAGAGGCTCAAATAATATTAGGAACTCATATTGGAGAAAAAGTGTTTATTCCAAGAATAGTCTTATCCCCTTCTGATTCCAAATGGCCTTTTGTACTAAAAAGAAGGCGGTTTCCAGTATCTGTTTGCTTTGCTATGACAATTAATAAGAGCCAAGGTCAATCTCTGCAGCATGTTGGACTTTATTTAGATAGACCAGTTTTCAGTCATGGACAGTTATATGTTGCCGTATCAAGAGTTACAAGTAAAGATGGTCTCAAGATACTCATTGTAGAAAATGATGATGCTGATCATTTtcatacaaaaaatattgtctACAAAGAAATATTCGATAATTTGCCTAAAG TTTCATATCGCAATGAAGTAGAAAACTGTGAAGCAGATATCAGTGAATGTGAGATGGAGTTAACGGAGCAAATAACCATGATCTAA
- the LOC142616748 gene encoding uncharacterized protein LOC142616748, which yields MTYMGGKVDSRINDGRHPYIFKLNGQNHHRIGTLLPNDGQDPQFAQLYFYDTENEVENRMNIFSNGEIDSDLDPSIVDALVQMFDETNTLVKIFRMSRDRFFDTDVHHLRLRLIGSRTTDGREYNLPTCSEIVAIIIGDIGAENAHRDIIVELKEGGLQRINVLHPSYMALQYPLLFPYGEDGFRLGILYSNVDGIRSDTTDFVTMREYYAYRLQEREHEGHTLVNGGRLFQQFVVDAYTCIEEIRLMWVKENQDKLRIELYKGLKDAVMRGDTTPASSGKRFVLPSSFTGSPRYMIENYQDAIAICRWVGYPDLFITFTCNTKWPEIDLFLSRKPGQKVEDRPDVIARVFKIKLDQLLYDLKHGQHFGKVIAVVYTIEYQKRGLPHAHILLFLHHDDKHPTAAEIPDLNEDSLVYEAVKQYMVHGPCGSINSKHMTDTDEVKTYLNCRYVSAIEACWRIFEFPIHHREPAVQRLNFHNEDEQPIVFEDTDYLNSVVNKPDIEKTKFTEWMKVNALYEEARELTYSEFPTKWVWHNRDKEWKLRKSGRCIGRIYYAHLASGERFYLQMLLNVIKGPRSFEEIRTINNVVYPTFRSTCYALGLLDDDKEWHEALNHASCWASGKQLRELFVTMLIFCDVVDPYKLWISNWQLLSEDILHRQRTVLRYDNLHLDDFQLQNYALCEIEQILIKSGRSLHEFETIPYPNTLLLRQSNNRVLKEELDYDRNSLAAEHIKLLAGLNIDQRNIYDEVINYVSENKGGFFFVYGHGGTGKTYLWKTIICRLRSEGKIVITIASSGIAALLLPGRRTAHSRFQIPINVTDSSSCGIKQGSQIAELMSKASLIVWDEAPMAHRNCFEAVDRSLRDILRFSNPNSAEIPFGGKTIVLGGDFRQILPVISKG from the exons ATGACATATATGGGTGGCAAAGTAGATAGTAGAATTAACGATGGAAGACACCCTTACATTTTCAAACTTAATGGCCAAAACCATcatagaattggaactcttCTTCCTAATGATGGCCAAGATCCACAATTTGCACAATTATATTTCTACGATACTgaaaatgaagttgaaaatAGAATGAATATCTTTAGTAATGGTGAAATTGATAGTGACCTTGATCCATCTATTGTTGATGCATTGGTCCAAATGTTTGATGAAACAAACACTTTAGTGAAGATATTTCGGATGTCTAGAGACCGTTTCTTTGATACTGATGTTCACCATTTAAGATTGCGCCTTATTGGCTCACGAACTACAGATGGAAGAGAATATAACCTACCTACATGTTCAGAAATTGTAGCAATTATCATTGGTGATATTGGTGCTGAGAATGCACATCGTGATATTATTGTTGAGTTAAAAGAAGGAGGGTTACAACGTATTAATGTGCTGCATCCTTCATACATGGCATTACAATATCCCCTTTTATTCCCATATGGTGAAGATGGTTTTAGGCTCGGCATTTTGTATAGTAATGTAGATGGAATCAGATCTGATACAACTGATTTTGTCACTATGAGAGAATATTATGCATATCGCTTGCAAGAACGTGAACATGAAGGACATACTTTGGTAAATGGTGGTAGATTGTTTCAACAATTTGTTGTAGATGCCTACACATGTATTGAAGAAATCCGGCTTATGTGGGTAAAAGAGAACCAAGACAAATTAAGGATAGAATTGTATAAAGGACTGAAAGATGCAGTTATGAGAGGAGATACCACCCCTGCATCTTCAGGCAAGAGATTTGTTCTACCTTCAAGTTTCACTGGAAGTCCAAGGTATATGATTGAAAACTATCAAGATGCAATAGCAATCTGTAGATGGGTAGGTTATCCGGACCTATTTATTACCTTTACTTGCAACACGAAATGGCCAGAAATTGATCTTTTCCTATCTAGGAAACCTGGACAGAAAGTAGAAGATCGACCTGATGTGATTGCAAGAGTGTTCAAGATAAAGCTTGATCAACTCTTATATGATTTAAAGCATGGTCAACACTTTGGGAAAGTAATTGCAG TTGTCTACACTATTGAATATCAAAAGAGAGGGTTACCTCATGCAcacattttactttttctacATCATGATGACAAGCATCCTACAGCAGCAGAAATTCCAGATTTGAATGAAGACTCTTTGGTTTATGAAGCTGTCAAACAATATATGGTTCATGGTCCTTGCGGCTCTATTAATTCAAAG CATATGACAGATACTGATGAAGTTAAGACATATTTAAATTGTAGATATGTATCTGCCATAGAGGCATGTTGGAGGATATTCGAATTTCCTATTCACCATCGAGAGCCTGCTGTTCAAAGACTGAATTTTCACAATGAGGATGAGCAACCAATTGTTTTTGAAGATACTGATTATTTAAATAGTGTTGTGAACAAGCCAGATATTGAAAAAACCAAATTTACAGAGTGGATGAAAGTGAATGCATTGTATGAAGAAGCAAGGGAATTGACTTATTCTGAATTTCCTACTAAATGGGTTTGGCATAATAGAGACAAAGAATGGAAATTAAGAAAATCTGGAAGATGTATTGGGCGTATATATTATGCTCATCTTGCAAGTGGAGAACGGTTTTATTTGCAGATGCTACTCAATGTTATTAAAGGACCTAGATCATTTGAGGAAATACGAACTATAAATAATGTTGTGTATCCAACTTTCAGATCAACATGTTATGCACTTGGTTTGCttgatgatgataaagagtGGCACGAAGCTTTGAATCATGCATCGTGCTGGGCTTCAGGAAAACAGCTGCGAGAACTTTTTGTTACaatgttaattttttgtgaCGTTGTAGACCCATATAAATTATGGATTTCAAATTGGCAGTTGTTATCTGAGGACATTCTGCATCGTCAAAGAACAGTTCTACGGTATGACAACCTACATCTTGATGACTTCCAATTACAAAACTATGCACTATGTGAAATTGAACAGATTTTGATAAAGAGTGGCAGGTCTTTGCATGAATTTGAGACAATACCATATCCAAATACATTACTTCTTAGACAAAGTAACAATAGAGTATTAAAAGAAGAATTGGATTATGATAGAAACTCTTTGGCAGCAGAACATATTAAACTTCTTGCTGGTCTTAATATTGATCAAAGAAATATCTATGATGAAGTAATTAATTATGTTTCAGAGAATaaaggtggttttttttttgtttatgggcATGGAGGAACTGGAAAGACTTATCTCTGGAAGACTATTATATGCCGATTGCGCTCAGAAGGTAAAATTGTCATTACAATTGCTTCATCTGGCATTGCTGCATTATTGTTGCCTGGAAGGAGAACAGCTCATTCAAGATTTCAAATACCAATAAATGTAACAGACAGTTCAAGTTGTGGTATTAAACAAGGTTCACAAATTGCAGAACTTATGTCAAAAGCAAGTCTTATAGTTTGGGATGAAGCTCCTATGGCACACCGAAATTGTTTTGAAGCTGTTGACCGGTCATTAAGAGATATATTGCGTTTTTCGAACCCAAACAGTGCAGAGATACCTTTTGGAGGAAAAACTATTGTTCTTGGCGGTGATTTTAGACAAATATTACCAGTGATATCTAAAGGATGA